The Sneathiella limimaris DNA segment GTCCTGACCGCTGCCGCCATAAATCAGGTCATTTTGGAAACCACCATCGATAGAGTCATTCCCGCTTTCGCCGTAAAGGGTGTCATCCTGACGACCACCGTCAATCACATCATCGCCAGTACCGCCATAAACCAGGTCTTCCTGGTTATCGCCTTCGATGGTGTCATCACCACCGCGGCCATAGATCACATCGTCACCGTTCAAGCCGTCAATAAAGTCGGCTTCTTCCGTTCCGGTCAGAACGTCAGCATGTACGGTTCCGATGATGTTTTCACCAGCAGATCCGTCCATCGTTTCAATAACATTAATCTCGAACATCTGGTAGGTGGTGTTGACCCCGTCGCTGACACCGACAGTGATATTGTGAGAGTTTGCTGCGTCATAATCCAGCTCCCCTGTCATCCAGATCTCACCGGTAGATGTGTCGATTTCAAACCGGCCACCAGCAGTATCGCTCAAGGTGTAAGACAGCTCACGCCCTTCAGGATCTATGGATGTTACCGTGCCGAGATATGTCCCACTCTCAGCATCTTCCACGATACTATAGTTTGACAACTCTATTGTATGCACCGCTTCGTCAACAGCAATACTGAACACGGTCTCAAGTGGTTCGGAAACTTCCCCGTCGCTATCCGTTGCAACAACAGTAATGGACCGATCACCAGCGATGTCATAGCTGCCTGACGTATTCGAGAAGTTGATATTCTGGACAATCGCTTCGTAGTGATCCAGATCCCCATCCCCACTCAAAGACAGGGTCGTGGTATCTCCAACCGTATCGATCGAAATCGCAATACCGGTTTCCTGTCCATCATAGGTCTGAACCATACCATCGACGATTTTGTAGGGCCCACTTAAGGACAGAGTATCGCCATCCTGAATATCGGTAACGGTTACAACAACCTGCTGTAGCTCGCTACTATCCAGATCTTCAATCTCAAAAGAAGAGTTGCCGTCCGCATCCCTCGAAAATAGAGGGTTCGGCGCTTCCATTAGATCCCGAACATCAATCTCTGCACTGAACATGCCATCATTGAAGTCATGGTCACCGCCATTATAAAGGTCTTCAAATCCGAAATTCAGGACGCCATTTTCCTGGTCCACACCCGCAATGAAATGCTCCCGCATATCTTCATTGCTATCTGGGTTGAACTCTTCTTGGTTCGTGGAATGGTAAACATTTCCACTTTGGGTATGTATATCTCCATCCCCATCCACAAAGATCAATTTCGGAACACCGTTATCAGTGTTGATATTATACAGATGATCCGCAGGGTTTTGGGTATTTGGATCAAAATCAGGGCTGACGAACATCCAGTTCCCCTCAGATGGGAAGCTGTTCCCATCCCCTGTATAAGACTCCCCTGGCAGCTTGCCAAAACCATCCGCAATCACAAAGAAGCCCAGCGTGGACCCGCTTTCAATCCCGTCATAGGTCGCTTGAGAGACACCAGCCTCAAGCTTATCGCTAGACGCGTCCCCCCACAGCAGGTCAGCACCGGTAATCGTTCCATCATTGCTGATCTGATAGGCACCGATCGAATTCCGATAGCCCGCAATTTCACCCTGGAAAGTGACTGTCACACTGGATTGATAGTTAATGGTCAGATTTTCGGAGTCAGAAACCATCTCCTCAAAAAGCTCGGTACCAATCCGTTGCTCTGCATCACCAGATGTGTGCAAATCTGGGAACATATCCATGTTGCTGAGATCAACAACCTCACCAGCTTCCTGAATCTCGATGGAATTCCCACCACCGGAAAGTACAGGCGACAGATTATCATCAATATTGATGGTAAAGGTCTCCGTCGTCGTATTCACGCCATCAGAAACGTCGACAGTGACGTTGTAACTTGTGGTCGTCTCGTAATCGAGGGCGCCCGCAACCTTAATCTCACCTGTATTCGGATCGATCGTGAACAGACCTCCAGCGTCATCACTGAAACTATAGGACAGGCTTTCATTCTCAGGATCGACGGCGGACACAACTCCAACCACATCCCCAATATTGGCGCTCTCGTTGACAGAATTATCATCCAGCGCCACGGAATGAGCGGCTTCGTTCACATCGCCCACATTAATCGTGAAGGTCTGCTGGGTGACATTGACGCCATCGGATACATCAACCGTCACCGAGTAGTTTTCTGTCGTCTCAAAATCCAAACCGCCAGCGAGTTTGATTTCCCCGCTGTCTGGATCAATCGTAAACATGCCACCGGCGTTATCACTAAGGCTGTAGGACAACGCTCCGCCCTCTGGATCAACGGCTGAAACTGTCCCAACTACATCACCAACGGATGCATCTTCGGCAATCGCATTGTTATCCAGTGCTACGGAATGAACAGCTTCGTTCACATCGCCCACATTAATCGTGAAGGTCTGCTGGGTTATATTAACGCCATCGGACACATCAACAGTAACGGTGTAGTTTTCTGTGGTTTCAAAATCGAGCCCACCAGCGAGCTTAATCTCCCCGCTGTTCGGATCGATCGTGAACATACCACCTGCGTCATCACTGAAGCTGTAAGACAGGGTTCCGCCCTCTGGATCAACGGCTGAAACTGTCCCAACCACATCACCAACAGATGCATCTTCGGCAATCGCGTTATTATCCAGTGCCACAGAATGAGCGGCCTCGTTCACATCACCCACATTAATCGTGAAAGTCTGCTGGGTGACGTTCTCTCCATCCGATACATCCACAGTGACGGAGTAATTTTCGGTGCTTTCAAAATCCAAGCCGCCAGCGAGTTTGATTTCCCCGCTATTCGGATCAATCGTGAACACGCCCCCTGCATCATCACTGAGGCTGTAGGACAACGCCCCACCTTCTGGATCAACGGCTGAAACAGTCCCAACCACATCACCAACGGAGGCATCTTCGGCAATCGCGTTGTTATCCAGCGCTACGGAATGAACAACTTCATTCACGTCGCCCACATTGATAGTAAAGGTCTGCTGAGTGATGTTTTCGCCATCAGATACATCAACAGTGACGGAATAATTTTCGGTGCTTTCAAAATCCAAACCGCCAGCGAGTTTGATTTCCCCACTGTCCGGATCAATCGTGAACATGCCACCTGCATCGTCAGAAAGACTGAATGTCAGCGTATCGCCTTCTGGATCGATAGCGGACACTTGACCGACGACGTCACCGATCGCGGCATCTTCAGAAATTGTCTGGCTATCCAACGCAACTTTTTCTGGGGCGCCATTGTCGATTGCTTCAGGATCATCATCGGCCTGAAGCTGGTTCTGGACCGCTTCTTCCGCAGGCTGCTCAGGTCTCGTATTGATATTTTCTGGTCCGCCGTTGTCCTCTTCAAACCCAAAGCGGGTTTCATTCAGCAAATCTGATGGTGAGAGAGCTAAGTCTTCAACTTCTCGATCTTCTTCGCGAAGCTCACTAGCCGCAAGATCTGCAAGATCGTTTTGGATACTTCCGGCATCATCTGGACCGTTATTGCTGGCATCAAGGGCCACAACATCCGGATTTTCTTCAAGATCATTCTCTTGGCGCGCACTGTCCTCATGCTCCGGGGCGCCTGCCTCGCGCGCGAGTACTACTTCTTCATGTTGGGACTGGTTCCCTGTATGCAGGGCACCCAGTGACTGATCCGCCTCATCCAGACGAGAGGAGGATTGTGTATTCATCTCGTCTTCGGCAAATGCATTCCGCTGCTTGGCAACGTTATTAGCAAGGTCCGCCAGATCCTGATCTGGTGAAGTTTCAGCAGGCTTCTTCGTGTCACTCATTACGCTTCTCGCAATTTATGATCCCAACAATTCAACGCTAGAGAGCCTGGTTTCGGCACAATTAGCTCGCATTATCATGAGGAAAAAAGCCTTAAAGAACCCTTAATATTTGCCTAAAATTTATCAGCATTTGGCTAAAAATAAGGTAAATTTTACAATTATTTAACGAAATCAGCCTTGAATAAAATTTACCACAAAAACGTGCAAATTTTTACGAAAATTAAATCTTTAAATTTGAATATGGTTAACGAAGGTTAGGTAAAATTTTACCAAAGCCAGACAAAGCTTGTTTCTAAGAACCCGGGTGAACCACGAGTGACAGTTAAAAAACTGAAAGACGATAAGCCAAGTCTCAGGCCATCGCGCCTGCCGACTGCGCGCAAGACTCGACTGGATATTATTCTGTCGTCAACGGCGCTCAATATTCTGGCTTTGGCGCTGCCCATCATGATTTTACAGGTCTATGATCGGATCATCCCCAACTCGGCGGTTGAAACCTTACGTCTATTGGTCATCGGCGTCGGGATCGCCCTTCTTCTGGAGGCTTTCTTCCGCCTTGCCAGGTCCTACATAACTGCTTACGCCGGCGCCAAGTTTGAGCATATTGCCGGCTGCCGGGCGCTCGGACACACCCTGAATACAGATATCGGCCATTACGAGCGTGAAGCGGCAGGTGTTTATATCCATCGCTTTAACGCCATCGACTCGCTTCGTGAATTCATGTCCGGCAGTAACGTGCTCGTCTTTGTCGATCTGCCCTTTGCCGCGATTTTCCTAGGCATGGTTTGGTATATCGGCGGCATCCTGATCGTTGTCCCCTTGGCACTTCTCATCATTTTCAGTGCAATTACCCTGATTGTCGGCAGGAGTTTGCGGAAATCCCTGTCTGAGAAATCCATTTGGGAGGATCGGCGCTACAACTTCCTGATTGAGGTCCTGACCGGCATCCACACAGTGAAGGGTCTCGCGCTTGAGGCGCAAATGGTCCGCCGTTATGAACGCCTCCAGGAAACAACAGCTGGCGTGCTACAGAATGTGACGTTCCAAAATAATGTGGCCCAGGGTCTTGGAGCACTTTTCTCTCAGCTGACACTGGTCAGTGTGGCGGCCGCAGGTTCGCTGTTTGTCATTGATAACCAACTCTCCATCGGTGGGCTCGCTGCCTGTACACTATTGTCTGGTCGTGCCTTGCAACCCTTAATGCGGGCTATGGGTGTCTGGACCCATTATCAGAATATTCAGCTCGCAAAGGAGCGGGTGAACACCCTGCTGCAATTGCCGCAAAAATCCAAGATGGCAATTCAGCGCGATGCGCGAAACGAGGATACAGAACGCGTCCTAAGTCCCGTCAGTACCGGTGCAACCCTTGAATTCGAAAACGTTGATTTTCGCTACTCCGACAAGGACCCTGTCCTGTTCGAAGGCTTAAACTGTCGCTTTGAGCCCGGCTCCACCAGCGCCCTTGTCGGCCGCAACAGCACCGGCAAGACCTCTTTTATGTGGCTCGCGATGGGGTTATTGACACCCAATCAGGGGCGGGTTCTTTTGGACGGTGAAGACATTTCCACCCTGCCAGAAGATTATCTTCACGAACGGATTGCCTATCTTCCGCAGAACGGTGCGATCTTCCACGGTACAATCATGGAAAATCTGACCACCTTCCGCAAAGGCGACTTTATTGATGAAGCCATGAAGCTGTCCGAAGAGCTGGGTCTTCATGATGTGATCCATCGCCTTCCTTACGGGTATGATACCATCGTTGGTGATGGCGCCGCCGATGGATTGCCTGGCGGGATCCGTCAACGGATCGCTATTGCCCGCGCCCTTGTGAGCCGCCCGGATGTTATCCTTTTTGATGAGGCAAACACCTCCCTTGATGCACAAGGGGACGAAATCCTGAAAAAATTCCTGCTGGATCAAAAAGGCAAAAGCACCGTCATTATGGTTAGCTTGCGGCCATCCTTGGTGAAGATTGCCGATAATGGTTATCGCATTCTCGATCATAAACTGATCAAGACCCCGATGGAAAATCTGGTGCAGTTCAAGCCACCAGCCCCGTCCAAGGTTTCAAACTTGAGGACGGTTAAGCCATGAGTTTCCTGACGACAAAAGCCGCTTATGCTGGCGCGAACAACTGGGGCCGCGATACCCAATATGCGGCCTGCATCACCCCTTTGCTGGATGCACTGGGCTGGCGCGGTGAGCCTGCACAGGTGATGGAGGCAATGCCTCATTTCAAGACGACGATGGATCTCCTGGATTTTCAGAGCACCCTTGCCAACCTGCATTTTGACAGCACCAGCCGCACGACCAAGATCAGCAAGATTGACCCGCGCCTATTCCCCTGCGTTTTCGACCCAGAGAATGGATCCGTGAAGGTTTTATTGTCCGTTGGGGATAGCGGCATTCATGCGTTTGATGCGGAAACCCAGGAATATCGGGTTCTGGAAAAAGCTGATTTGAAAGGCAGCGGCACCGCCTTTTTCTTTAAGGCGACGCCGAAAGAAAAAATCGGTCAGTGGAATTCTGGTCAGAATTGGTTCCGGGCAGTTTTTGACCGCTTCAAGCCCCTGACCCGCCAGATCATGATGATCACCTTTGTCCTGAATATCCTGGCGCTGGCAACGCCGCTTTTTATCATGGCCGTTTATGACATGGTCATTGGGGCAAACTCCAAGGAAACCCTGAAATATTTGATCTTGGGTATTCTGATCGCGTTTATCTGCGACATCATGCTCCGCCTGATGCGGGGACAAATGCTGGCCTATATTGGGGCACGGCTGGACTATATCGTCGGGACAACAGTTCTGCAGAAAATCCTGTCCCTACCCGTTCAGCAAACAGAACGCAGCTCCCTCGGCTCCAAACTGGCCCGGTTCCGGGAGTTTGACATGATCCGGGAATTTTTCATCGGTCCCATGGCCATGGCACTTCTGGAAATTCCATTTGTCTTCATTTTCCTGTTAGCGGTCGGCCTGATCGGGGGCTCTCTTGTTCTGATCCCAATTGTTATGATTGTCCTCTACATCGTTGCGGCCCTGATCATCCTGCCAATCATCCAACAACGGACAACAGAAGATCTCAGCCATTCTGCCGGTAAAGGCGCTTTTGTGACTGAGTGCTTTAATAATGTGCGGACCATCAAACAGCTCGGCGCAGAAGAAATCTGGCTGGAGCGGTATCGGGATCTCTCCACCGGCAATGCAATTGCTGGTATTCGCAACAACATGATCGGGGCAGTTGCCCAGACTTTTGCGCATGTCGTCATGATTTCAGCCGGTATTCTGACCCTCTCCTTCGGAATTAATAAGGTGTTGGATGAAAGCATGACTGTGGGTGCCTTGGTCGCTACCATGGCTCTGATCTGGCGCATGCTATCCCCGACACAGGGTGTGTTCCTTGCCCTGACCAAGCTGAACCAGATCGGCATCAGCATCAAACGGCTGAACCAGCTTTTCACCTTAAAAAGTGAAAGCAACCCTTACACGGTTTCCAAGCTCAAACAATTCCAGGGCCGGATTAATTTCTCTCGTGTCAGTTTCCGTTATTCTGCCGATCAGGATCCAGCCGTCATGGGCCTTGATTTCCAGATCGAACCGGGTGAGGTCGTTGCACTTGTCGGTGCTAACAGTTCCGGTAAATCGACAGTTGTTAAATTGCTGGCAGGACTTTACCAGCCACAGGTTGGACGCATTGCCATTGATGGGGTTGACCTTCGTCAGATTGATCCACTGGAACTTCGCAAATCCATTGGCTACATGCCCCAGAATTGTGAGCTTTTCCACGGAACAATCCGCCAGAACCTGCTGCTCGGCAAGAACACCGCCAGTGAAGAACAGATCCTGGAAGTTTGCGAATGGGCAAACCTGACCGAGGATATCAACAACTTGCCGGAAGGGTTGGATACCCGCATCGGGGATCAGACCCTTTTGCAACTTCCCGCTGGCTTCCAGCAGCGCCTTAATCTGGCGAGGGCACTTCTGTCCAACGCCCAGATCCTCATCTTCGATGAGCCCGGTAACACGCTTGATGATGCCGGTGATCGAGCCTTTCTGGAGGCTGTTGAGAAAATGCGTGGGAAGGCCACCGTTATCATTATCACCCATCGCCCCAGCCATATGCGGGCTGCGGACCGGGTTATCATGATGAACCGGGGCATGATCCAGACAATCGGACCGGCAGATACAATTATTCCAATGCTCTTTGGGGGCGCGTAATGGGCAAATCACTTAAATTCATTGCCATTGATCAGGAAAAGTACAAAACCATCTCCCAGAAACTGGAGAAGGGGAAACCTGAAACCCAACGTCTTGGGCAATCCATCATGCTTGAGGAAAAAGGTCCGTCGTCACTGCTTCGGATCGCGATCCTGTTCAGTTTCGTGGGGCTACTCTCCTTCATCGCATGGGCGCAGCACACAGAAATTGATGAAGTTGCCGTTGCCTCCGGAGAAGTGATCCCGTCAGGGACAGTTCAAACCATCCAGCATATTGATGGCGGCACTATCAGCAGCATCAATATCGAAGAAGGTGAGATCGTCAACGCGGGCCAAACTCTCATTCAATTGGATCACACTGATGCAACAGCCGAACTCAAACAGCTGGAAACCCAGAAAACCATCTGGGATCTGAAATCCCGGCGTTTGTTGGCATTTGTCAACGGAACGGAAATCGACACTGCAGGCATTGAGGATCGCTATATTGACCAGATTGCGGAGCAGAAGAACCTTCTTCGCATTCAGAACCTGGACCGGGAAAACCAACTCTCCGTCATTAATACGCAGATTGAACAGCGCAAATCTGAATTGGATATTCTGCAAAAACAGATTGTCATCCTTCAAGGCCAGCTCAAGCCATTGCAGGAACAGATGGCCATCCGCGAAGGCCTTCTGAAAAACAAAACCATCAGTCGCTTCGACTATCTGGATAGCCAGCGCCAGTATCTGCAGGAAAAAGGCCGCCTTGATGAGTTGGTCAATAAACAGCAGGCTGCAAAGCAGGCCATCAGTGAAGCCGAACAACGGCGCGAAGAACTGGACAGCCGCATCCGCCGGGAAGCTCTGGATGAAATGGCCGCTGCCAATTCCGAAGCCTTGAAATTAACAGAAGAAATTGAGCGCTTGCATGGTGTGATCGGGCGGTTAAATATCCAGTCGCCTGTTCATGGTGTTGTTCAGGGCCTCGATGTAAACTCAGTCGGCACGGTGATTAAACCGGGCAATCCGATCCTTTCCATCGTTCCAGTGGATCAGGAATTGATTGTCGAAACCCGCATCCGGCCAGAGGACATCGGCTTCTTGCAGGTGGGTCAGCTCGCTTCTGTGAAATTCACTACCTATAATTATTCCCGCTACGGCTCTGTCCCCGGCAAGCTGACCCATATTTCAGCGACCACTTTCCAGGATGAGCAGGGCGAGAGTTTTTATAAAGGCAAGGTTGCCCTCTCCAAGGCCTATGTGGGAGAGGACCCGGAACGAAATCTGATCCTGCCGGGCATGACAGCAATTGCCGATATTAATTCAGGCCGGAAATCACTGCTGGATTATCTCTTGAAGCCTATCCACACCACCGTGAGCGAGGCGTTCCGCGAACGCTAGGGATTAGGCCCTGTCAGCACTTCGATATTCGCCGGGCGTCATGTTCAGTGTCCGGCGAAAATCCCGCTGGAAATGGGCCTGATCAGAATAACCACAAGCGTAGCCAATTTCCGACAGACTTTCAGTCCCTTCCAGCAGCAAGTCGCAGGCTTCCGTGATCCGTACCTTTCGGGTCAGGCTGGAAAAAGAATGCCCCTCCGACTTGATCTGCCGTTGCAGGGTTCGGGGCGATACAAATAAGGATTTTGCCGCCTCTTCCAACTTCCAGAGCCGGGCCACATCTTCAGATAACAACCCGCTAAGGCGTTTTACCATCGTCTCCTCAGTGTCATTAGGCGAAACAGGCAACTCTTTCTCTGATGGTTTTTGCCAGCGAACCATCCAGTCACGGCCCTCACCCGACAATTTGACATTGGTCTTTTCAGACAGTGGCCAAGAAAATGTCACGCCGTCCATCTCAACCCGAATGCCTTTCATCCCGATCAAATCCAGCAACCCACAAAGAAGCCCACAGATCAGGATGTTTTCTGCTGTGCTTGGCGCGACAGCTCCTTTCCAGAAGCGTTTACAACTCCAGGAATTATCTTCAAGCGATGTGATTTTCAATCGGTGACTGGCATGGTTATACCGCTCCAGCCGCATCCATTTTTGCGCCAGCACATTTGGATCTGCACTTTTCAGCAAAATCCGCCCGATCGGTGCATCCCCGATTTTGTTCAGATGCTGCCCTACAGACAGAATTGGTGCCGCACCGCCTACCTCAAAAGCATGTTTTACCAGTTTGGTTTTTGCCGCTGCATCAAATACACCAGATGCATATGGGTTGGGCGGGATGAAGCCCTCGGGGATTAACCCCTTATCCCTGTCTTTGAAAACCGTCCAGATCAGGGTCACCAACTGGGTGTTCGAAAATCCACTGTCTGGCATTTTAGGCTGGCGGCTCAAAGGCTCATCCTCCCCGGATCAAGGGGGCAATCAGGCGTGCGGCCCCAACAAGCAAGGCCCCGTATAGAAACGGCTGCACCAGAAGAACAAGCGTCCCTACCGGCAAACTTATGACACCCAGTTTCTCCTGCCCTATCAAAAATGGAACCTCTCCATACGGTTGTCCGGTAACCCACAGGCCGATCGCTTTGATCAGGTACCAGGCATTAAAATATTCAGCCACATGTCCAAGCCACGCATCGATCAGTAATTGGATGATCAGCGCAGCAAGTGCGGTTATCAACACTGCCGCACCGGGCGACGATTTGCAAAACTCAATATATCCGAACATGGGTTCCTCAAAAATAGCTGAGTAAAATTGTCTGGCGAACAGGCTCTGCCCTTAAGGAAAACGTGGCCGCCGCATCCGAGGGCGGTCCCAGAAATCCCTTGGCATTGTTGGAAACACCAACCCCCTCCTTTGGAATACCAAAAAAGTTTTTATCCAGCTCTCCATTGGCGTTTTCATCATGGGCGATGGAAAAGGAATAATCCCCCTCCGGCAAGTCTTTGAGCACCAACTCAACAGGAGCGCCACTTGCGAGGGTTTTCGCTCTGCGAAATACCTTATCAAATTTCAAGAAATTCCCCGCTTGAAACAAGGTCACCCGAACATCACCATCCGCACTTCGAAGCCCTTGAACCTGAATATGTATCTCTGCTGCCCAAGCAGGGTTGACGAGCAACAGCAGGAAAAGAGATAGTAGCCATCTTCTGGAATTCATTTCCTTGGATCCTCCTTCAATTGGAAGCTCAGTGTAGAAATGATTTCATCCAGAATATTGAATAATTACGCCACAATCCTTGAGCTGAAAGACAGAGGAAAATATGTCAGAAATTGAACGGCGCCATGTCGGCGCCCGCATGAGCCAAATCGTCAAGCATAACGGAACCGTCTATCTGGCCGGACAGGTTGGCAATCCTGCTGGCACCCCTGCCGAGCAGACAAAAGACATTTTGAACAAAATTGACGAGCTTCTGGCGGAAGTCGGCTCCGATAAAACCAAAATCCTGCAGGCAACCATCTGGCTGTCCTCCATCGATTATTTTGCCGAAATGAATGAAGTTTGGGATGCCTGGGTTGCCGAAGGCCATACCCCAGCACGAGCTTGCGGCGAATCTGCTCTTGCGACACCTGACTACAAGGTGGAAATCCTGATCACCGCTGCCGCCTGAGAATAAAGATACCAGATCATGGCTGCCGCCTGATCATGGGGATTCTCCAGTGGGCAAACTGCCCACTGGAACAGAATTTAGACGCCTTACTCGACGCCCTCAACCATCACAATATCTGCAATCCCGGCATCCTTCCGATGCTTTTTGGCCGCATCATACTCATCTGAATTATAGCAATTCAGCGCTGTTGCCATATCCTCAAATTCGATCACCACATTCCGGGCATGCCCCTTGCCTTCGACCTGCTTGAAATTCCCGCCTCTGGCGAGAACCTTGGCGTTATACTTCTCAAAGGCTTTGCTCGCTTTTTCAGCGTATTTTGCATACGGCTCCGGATCGGTGACCGTTACATGTGCAATCCAGTATGCTTTGGGCATTGAAATTCCCCCTGTCAGAAGTCAAACTAAAAAATCAGGCAGCCATACTCTCACATTTCACTGAGATTGAAACCGGAAATTCAGATCATGAAACCAACACCGCAGAACCCCGCCCCCACCGATGCAGAAACACGTAAAGCCGTAGAACCGGTTATCTGTTATCCCTCCGACAGTCTGAACGAAAGCGGGCTTGGTTACAGGGCGCACCTGCGCGAGGATCTGGAGCTTCTGGATACAGTCACGGTTCCACCCCGCGATGCCCGGTGTTTCGAAGTGGCCGCAGGGAACTTTTTTCGGATCACCTGCCCTGATGGGCCACAAGTGGGAGATCTGAACCTTTGGCAGCAGCATAATCTGGATGAAAAATTCTTCAGTGGCAAAA contains these protein-coding regions:
- a CDS encoding helix-turn-helix transcriptional regulator, with product MSRQPKMPDSGFSNTQLVTLIWTVFKDRDKGLIPEGFIPPNPYASGVFDAAAKTKLVKHAFEVGGAAPILSVGQHLNKIGDAPIGRILLKSADPNVLAQKWMRLERYNHASHRLKITSLEDNSWSCKRFWKGAVAPSTAENILICGLLCGLLDLIGMKGIRVEMDGVTFSWPLSEKTNVKLSGEGRDWMVRWQKPSEKELPVSPNDTEETMVKRLSGLLSEDVARLWKLEEAAKSLFVSPRTLQRQIKSEGHSFSSLTRKVRITEACDLLLEGTESLSEIGYACGYSDQAHFQRDFRRTLNMTPGEYRSADRA
- a CDS encoding peptidase domain-containing ABC transporter — translated: MSFLTTKAAYAGANNWGRDTQYAACITPLLDALGWRGEPAQVMEAMPHFKTTMDLLDFQSTLANLHFDSTSRTTKISKIDPRLFPCVFDPENGSVKVLLSVGDSGIHAFDAETQEYRVLEKADLKGSGTAFFFKATPKEKIGQWNSGQNWFRAVFDRFKPLTRQIMMITFVLNILALATPLFIMAVYDMVIGANSKETLKYLILGILIAFICDIMLRLMRGQMLAYIGARLDYIVGTTVLQKILSLPVQQTERSSLGSKLARFREFDMIREFFIGPMAMALLEIPFVFIFLLAVGLIGGSLVLIPIVMIVLYIVAALIILPIIQQRTTEDLSHSAGKGAFVTECFNNVRTIKQLGAEEIWLERYRDLSTGNAIAGIRNNMIGAVAQTFAHVVMISAGILTLSFGINKVLDESMTVGALVATMALIWRMLSPTQGVFLALTKLNQIGISIKRLNQLFTLKSESNPYTVSKLKQFQGRINFSRVSFRYSADQDPAVMGLDFQIEPGEVVALVGANSSGKSTVVKLLAGLYQPQVGRIAIDGVDLRQIDPLELRKSIGYMPQNCELFHGTIRQNLLLGKNTASEEQILEVCEWANLTEDINNLPEGLDTRIGDQTLLQLPAGFQQRLNLARALLSNAQILIFDEPGNTLDDAGDRAFLEAVEKMRGKATVIIITHRPSHMRAADRVIMMNRGMIQTIGPADTIIPMLFGGA
- a CDS encoding cadherin domain-containing protein, coding for MSDTKKPAETSPDQDLADLANNVAKQRNAFAEDEMNTQSSSRLDEADQSLGALHTGNQSQHEEVVLAREAGAPEHEDSARQENDLEENPDVVALDASNNGPDDAGSIQNDLADLAASELREEDREVEDLALSPSDLLNETRFGFEEDNGGPENINTRPEQPAEEAVQNQLQADDDPEAIDNGAPEKVALDSQTISEDAAIGDVVGQVSAIDPEGDTLTFSLSDDAGGMFTIDPDSGEIKLAGGLDFESTENYSVTVDVSDGENITQQTFTINVGDVNEVVHSVALDNNAIAEDASVGDVVGTVSAVDPEGGALSYSLSDDAGGVFTIDPNSGEIKLAGGLDFESTENYSVTVDVSDGENVTQQTFTINVGDVNEAAHSVALDNNAIAEDASVGDVVGTVSAVDPEGGTLSYSFSDDAGGMFTIDPNSGEIKLAGGLDFETTENYTVTVDVSDGVNITQQTFTINVGDVNEAVHSVALDNNAIAEDASVGDVVGTVSAVDPEGGALSYSLSDNAGGMFTIDPDSGEIKLAGGLDFETTENYSVTVDVSDGVNVTQQTFTINVGDVNEAAHSVALDDNSVNESANIGDVVGVVSAVDPENESLSYSFSDDAGGLFTIDPNTGEIKVAGALDYETTTSYNVTVDVSDGVNTTTETFTINIDDNLSPVLSGGGNSIEIQEAGEVVDLSNMDMFPDLHTSGDAEQRIGTELFEEMVSDSENLTINYQSSVTVTFQGEIAGYRNSIGAYQISNDGTITGADLLWGDASSDKLEAGVSQATYDGIESGSTLGFFVIADGFGKLPGESYTGDGNSFPSEGNWMFVSPDFDPNTQNPADHLYNINTDNGVPKLIFVDGDGDIHTQSGNVYHSTNQEEFNPDSNEDMREHFIAGVDQENGVLNFGFEDLYNGGDHDFNDGMFSAEIDVRDLMEAPNPLFSRDADGNSSFEIEDLDSSELQQVVVTVTDIQDGDTLSLSGPYKIVDGMVQTYDGQETGIAISIDTVGDTTTLSLSGDGDLDHYEAIVQNINFSNTSGSYDIAGDRSITVVATDSDGEVSEPLETVFSIAVDEAVHTIELSNYSIVEDAESGTYLGTVTSIDPEGRELSYTLSDTAGGRFEIDTSTGEIWMTGELDYDAANSHNITVGVSDGVNTTYQMFEINVIETMDGSAGENIIGTVHADVLTGTEEADFIDGLNGDDVIYGRGGDDTIEGDNQEDLVYGGTGDDVIDGGRQDDTLYGESGNDSIDGGFQNDLIYGGSGQDTIDGGKHDDTIYAGSDDDYIFASEGDDVVYGEAGNDIFEFGLGDGLDSFSGGDGGGWSDTIVLSDGMPSGDIGDWLTLTSGTVESTADGEIFLSEDAAGTITLDDNAVLTFEGVEKIEG
- a CDS encoding HlyD family type I secretion periplasmic adaptor subunit: MGKSLKFIAIDQEKYKTISQKLEKGKPETQRLGQSIMLEEKGPSSLLRIAILFSFVGLLSFIAWAQHTEIDEVAVASGEVIPSGTVQTIQHIDGGTISSINIEEGEIVNAGQTLIQLDHTDATAELKQLETQKTIWDLKSRRLLAFVNGTEIDTAGIEDRYIDQIAEQKNLLRIQNLDRENQLSVINTQIEQRKSELDILQKQIVILQGQLKPLQEQMAIREGLLKNKTISRFDYLDSQRQYLQEKGRLDELVNKQQAAKQAISEAEQRREELDSRIRREALDEMAAANSEALKLTEEIERLHGVIGRLNIQSPVHGVVQGLDVNSVGTVIKPGNPILSIVPVDQELIVETRIRPEDIGFLQVGQLASVKFTTYNYSRYGSVPGKLTHISATTFQDEQGESFYKGKVALSKAYVGEDPERNLILPGMTAIADINSGRKSLLDYLLKPIHTTVSEAFRER
- a CDS encoding ABC transporter transmembrane domain-containing protein; this encodes MTVKKLKDDKPSLRPSRLPTARKTRLDIILSSTALNILALALPIMILQVYDRIIPNSAVETLRLLVIGVGIALLLEAFFRLARSYITAYAGAKFEHIAGCRALGHTLNTDIGHYEREAAGVYIHRFNAIDSLREFMSGSNVLVFVDLPFAAIFLGMVWYIGGILIVVPLALLIIFSAITLIVGRSLRKSLSEKSIWEDRRYNFLIEVLTGIHTVKGLALEAQMVRRYERLQETTAGVLQNVTFQNNVAQGLGALFSQLTLVSVAAAGSLFVIDNQLSIGGLAACTLLSGRALQPLMRAMGVWTHYQNIQLAKERVNTLLQLPQKSKMAIQRDARNEDTERVLSPVSTGATLEFENVDFRYSDKDPVLFEGLNCRFEPGSTSALVGRNSTGKTSFMWLAMGLLTPNQGRVLLDGEDISTLPEDYLHERIAYLPQNGAIFHGTIMENLTTFRKGDFIDEAMKLSEELGLHDVIHRLPYGYDTIVGDGAADGLPGGIRQRIAIARALVSRPDVILFDEANTSLDAQGDEILKKFLLDQKGKSTVIMVSLRPSLVKIADNGYRILDHKLIKTPMENLVQFKPPAPSKVSNLRTVKP